From Penicillium psychrofluorescens genome assembly, chromosome: 1, one genomic window encodes:
- a CDS encoding uncharacterized protein (ID:PFLUO_000111-T1.cds;~source:funannotate), which translates to MWLTKGLLLLALYTAPSIAASILPTAASSTFPSCGLSCYALTNAQQNCVGNPDQASWVSCYCTSPLLPNFKSSGAACNECSSSDQQLLSTWYNDYCNSGGKVDDGNSGGAAAAVTTATTSSSPSATSAAASASPSGQATPSWWSTHYQWVVMVIVLIIGFTAIAVGGVFFKRRYDAKRPNLYHGGNNNSNMFFDRNSGVLSPAPGSIGPGGSNWGASPTPGQSRGGSRADIPLGAPGPNGRSRLQKMSMSDDVEIREVRR; encoded by the exons ATGTGGCTCACCAAGGGCCTCCTCCTGCTGGCGCTCTACACCGCGCCCAGCATCGCCGCCTCTATTCTCCCAACAGCCGCTTCCTCCACCTTCCCGTCGTGCGGTCTGAGCTGCTACGCCTTGACAAATGCCCAGCAGAATTGCGTGGGCAATCCCGACCAGGCCTCCTGGGTCTCCTGCTACTGCACGTCGCCCTTGCTGCCGAACTTCAAGTCCTCTGGCGCCGCCTGTAACGAGTGCAGCAGCTCCGACCAACAACTCCTCTCGACTTGGTACAACGACTACTGTAACTCGGGCGGCAAAGTTGATGATGGGAacagcggcggcgccgccgccgccgtcaccACTGCCACCACCTCGTCCAGTCCATCCGCGACTTCGGCCGCTGCCTCTGCCTCGCCGTCGGGTCAGGCCACACCATCCTG GTGGAGCACCCACTATCAATGGGTGGTCATGGTGATCGTTCTGATCATCGGCTTCACCGCCATAGCCGTCGGcggcgtcttcttcaagcgCCGTTACGATGCCAAACGACCCAATCTATACCACGGcggcaacaacaacagcaacatGTTCTTCGATCGCAACTCGGGCGTGCTCAGTCCCGCGCCCGGCTCGATCGGCCCTGGCGGTAGTAACTGGGGCGCGTCTCCGACTCCCGGACAGTCGCGGGGTGGCTCGCGCGCCGATATCCCCTTGGGCGCCCCCGGTCCAAATGGACGTTCACGTCTGCAGAAAATGTCCATGTCCGACGATGTGGAGATCCGTGAAGTTCGGCGGTGA
- a CDS encoding uncharacterized protein (ID:PFLUO_000109-T1.cds;~source:funannotate) produces the protein MASFGNPTQIFADDVIEEKGENARLSAFVGAIAVGDLVKSTLGPKGMDKILQSASTGEILVTNDGATILKSIALDNAAAKVLVNISKVQDDEVGDGTTSVTVLAAELLREAEKLVSSKIHPQTIIEGYRIASRAALAALESVAVDRSQDPESFRKDLHSIARTTLSSKVLAQDRDHFARLACEAVLRLKGSTDLSHIQVIKKAGGKLSDSYLDEGFILDKKIGVNQPKRLENAKILVANTAMDTDKVKIFGARVKVESTGKLAELEKAEREKMRAKVERIKSHGINCFVNRQLIYNWPEQLFTEAGIMSIEHADFDGIERLALVTGGEIASTFDHPEQVKLGGCDLIEEVIIGEDTLIKFSGVSAGQACTIVLRGATEQLLDEAERSLHDALAVLSQTVKDPRITLGGGCAEMVMAKAVEQAAQNTTGKKQLAVDSFAHALKQLPTILADNAGLDSSDLVTRLRQAINNGMTSSGLDLLTPGGGIADMRDLGVVEAYKLKKAVVSSASEAAELLLRVDNIIRAAPRRRERM, from the exons ATG GCGTCTTTCGGCAATCCCACACAGATCTTTGCCGACGATGTTatcgaggagaagggcgagaacGCCCGTCTGTCCGCCTTTGtgggcgccatcgccgtcggaGACCTCGTGAAGAGCACGCTGGGCCCGAAGGGCATGGACAAGATCCTACAATCTGC GTCGACCGGCGAAATCCTCGTGACAAATGACGGTGCTACGATTCTCAAGTCAATCGCTTTGGACAACGCCGCCGCGAAGGTCCTGGTCAACATTTCCAAGGTTCAGGATGATGAGGTGGGTGATGGCACAACATCGGTCACCGTGCTGGCCGCCGAGCTCCTgcgcgaggccgagaaaTTGGTCAGCAGCAAGATCCATCCCCAGACCATCATCGAAGGGTACCGGATCGCCAGCCGGGCTGCCCTCGCCGCTCTCGAGTCAGTGGCCGTCGACCGCAGCCAGGACCCAGAGTCCTTCCGCAAAGACTTGCACTCGATCGCCCGCACGACGCTCAGCTCCAAGGTGCTGGCTCAAGATCGGGACCACTTTGCTCGGTTGGCCTGTGAGGCTGTCTTGCGTCTCAAAGGCTCGACCGACCTCAGCCACATCCAAGTGATTAAAAAGGCGGGTGGAAAGCTGAGCGACTCCTACCTCGACGAAGGTTTTATTCTCGACAAGAAGATTGGTGTCAACCAGCCCAAGCGGCTGGAGAATGCCAAGATCCTCGTGGCCAACACCGCCATGGACACGGATAAGGTCAAGATCTTTGGAGCTCGGGTCAAAGTTGAGTCAACAGGCAAGttggccgagttggagaaggcagaACGCGAGAAGATGCGTGCCAAGGTGGAGCGGATCAAGTCTCATGGCATCAACTGCTTCGTCAACCGCCAACTTATCTATAACTGGCCTGAGCAGCTGTTCACCGAAGCTGGGATCATGTCTATTGAGCACGCCGACTTTGATGGCATTGAGCGCTTGGCGCTGGTGACGGGCGGCGAAATAGCCTCCACCTTTGACCACCCGGAGCAGGTGAAGCTCGGCGGGTGCGACCTGATCGAGGAGGTGATCATCGGCGAGGACACGTTGATCAAGTTCTCCGGTGTGTCCGCCGGCCAGGCGTGCACCATCGTGCTCCGCGGTGCCACGGAGCAACTGCtggacgaggccgagcgaTCGCTCCACGACGCCCTGGCCGTGCTGTCTCAGACGGTCAAGGATCCCCGCATTACGCTTGGTGGTGGGTGCGCCGAGATGGTCATGGCTAAGGCCGTGGAACAGGCCGCGCAGAACACCAccggcaagaagcagctggcGGTGGACTCCTTCGCCCATGCGCTCAAGCAGCTGCCGACCATCCTGGCGGACAATGCTGGACTGGACTCGAGCGACCTGGTGACACGACTGCGCCAGGCCATCAACAACGGCATGACCAGCTCCGGGCTGGACCTACTGACGCCCGGTGGTGGCATTGCGGACATGCGTGATCTCGGCGTGGTGGAGGCCTAcaagttgaagaaggcggtGGTGTCATCGGCTTCGGAGGCCGCTGAG CTGCTTCTGCGTGTGGACAACATCATTCGGGCGGCTCCCCGTCGGCGGGAGCGGATGTAA
- a CDS encoding uncharacterized protein (ID:PFLUO_000110-T1.cds;~source:funannotate), whose amino-acid sequence MADAANPSSKRPHSAVDADEDGADDSSDDDFGPALPTEVAPKKKRRKLPFEKVYVKALPASARYSKSLMHKEQLSFVTVTPFTDFVITSSVDGVVKFWKKMAEGIEFVKEFRAHPGEIRSVSVSADGRSFATSGADKTVKIFDVITFDLLSMYTLEFMPRCVCWVHRRGASLPLLAVTDESSSTVQVFDGRGENPQPLHTVSAIHRSPVVSLAFNNAYDCVVSADESGMIEYWRAGDGSFEKPDNVFELKSSTNLFAFKKAKSTPTAITISPSGDQFATVSFPDRQVRVFDFATGKLYRTYDESLATITDMQQAGTAPYTLDAVEFGRRLGVERELEGESTRNKVNVTFDESGHFLMYGSLYGIKCINTYTNRVVRVYGREEPFRALNLALYQGQPQRKGVVTVSMAASSNPLLQEAEERDPILVSTGFAKLRFYMFTNEADISRSSRDVQNEKPTQTAGGTGAATAKTAESGTAAILHTTMGDIHLRLFPSAAPRTVENFVTHARKGYYNNTIFHRVIRKFMIQGGDPQGDGTGGESIWGGEFADEFSSLKHDKPYTLSMANAGPNTNGSQFFITTEKTPWLDNKHTVFGRAVQGLDIVHKIENVKTKDEKPEVDIKIVSISIS is encoded by the exons ATGGCAGATGCTGCCAATCCCTCCAGCAAGCGACCGCACTCGGCCGTCGACgcggacgaggatg GCGCCGACGACTCCTCCGACGATGATTTCGGTCCTGCGCTGCCCACCGAGGTAGCtcccaagaagaagcgacGGAAGCTGCCCTTTGAGAAGGTCTATGTGAAGGCACTGCCAGCTTCGGCGCGGTACTCCAAGTCGCTCATGCACAAGGAGCAATTGTCCTTCGTGACGGTCACGCCATTCACCGACTTTGTGATCACCAGCTCTGTGGATGGGGTGGTCAAGttttggaagaagatggctgaGGGGATCGAGTTCGTCAAAGAGTTTCGCGCGCATCCGGGCGAGATTCGGAGTGTTAGCGTCAGCGCCGATGGCCGCAGTTTTGCGACCTCCGGAGCTGATAAGACGGTCAAGATTTTCGATGTGATTACTTTCG ATCTTTTGTCCATGTATACGCTCGAATTCATGCCGCGCTGCGTCTGCTGGGTACACCGGCGCGGAGCTTCTCTGCCGCTTTTGGCAGTGACCGACGAATCGAGCAGTACAGTGCAGGTGTTTGATGGCCGCGGCGAAAATCCCCAACCTCTCCACACCGTTTCGGCCATTCACCGTAGTCCCGTGGTCTCGTTGGCCTTTAACAACGCATATGACTGCGTCGTCTCAGCGGACGAGTCAGGAATGATCGAGTACTGGCGTGCCGGGGACGGATCGTTTGAGAAACCAGACAATGTCTTCGAGTTGAAGTCATCAACAAATTTATTTGCgttcaagaaggccaagtcTACGCCGACAGCCATCACAATCTCCCCGTCCGGTGACCAATTCGCCACGGTTTCATTCCCAGACCGCCAGGTGCGCGTGTTCGACTTTGCGACGGGAAAGCTTTATCGTACTTACGACGAGTCGCTGGCAACAATCACGGATATGCAGCAGGCCGGGACTGCACCGTACACTCTGGACGCGGTGGAATTCGGACGGCGGCTCGGAGTCGAACGGGAACTTGAAGGAGAGTCGACACGCAACAAGGTCAATGTCACATTTGACGAGTCCGGCCACTTTCTGATGTACGGGTCGCTTTACGGGATCAAGTGCATCAATACGTACACGAACCGCGTGGTGCGAGTCTACGGGCGTGAAGAGCCCTTCCGCGCTTTGAACCTGGCCCTCTATCAAGGCCAGCCGCAGCGGAAAGGAGTGGTGACAGTCTCAATGGCTGCCAGCAGCAacccccttctccaggaAGCGGAGGAGCGCGATCCAATTCTCGTGTCTACGGGGTTCGCCAAGTTGCGCTTCTACATGTTCACCAACGAAGCGGACATTTCACGGTCGAGTCGCGACGTCCAGAATGAGAAACCCACACAGACCGCCGGCGGCACCGGTGCGGCCACGGCCAAGACGGCGGAGAGTGGCACGGCTGCCATTCTGCACACGACGATGGGCGATATCCATCTACGCCTGTTCCCTTCTGCCGCCCCACGAACGGTCGAGAACTTTGTGACGCATGCGCGGAAGGGCTACTACAACAACACCATTTTCCACCGGGTGATTCGCAAATTCATGATCCAGGGTGGCGACCCTCAAGGGGACGGGACAGGCGGCGAGTCCATCTGGGGAGGCGAGTTTGCGGACGAGTTCTCGAGTCTGAAACACGACAAGCCCTACACACTCTCGATGGCCAACGCGGGGCCGAACACGAATGGTAGCCAGTTCTTCATCacgacggagaagacgccgTGGCTGGACAACAAGCATACTGTTTTTGGTCGTGCAGTACAGGGTCTGGACATTGTGCACAAGATCGAGAACGTCAAAACCAAAGACGAGAAGCCCGAGGTTGACATCAAGATCgtcagcatctccatctcatAA
- a CDS encoding uncharacterized protein (ID:PFLUO_000112-T1.cds;~source:funannotate), which produces MSFYYPDASPEKPTCEFDNGDLSHQRPTPGTTSELIIMQLFKAAPYVNAEFSDEDK; this is translated from the coding sequence ATGAGCTTCTACTACCCAGATGCTAGCCCGGAGAAGCCTACCTGCGAGTTTGACAATGGGGACCTCTCCCACCAAAGGCCGACACCGGGTACGACTTCAGAATTGATCATCATGCAGCTGTTCAAGGCGGCTCCGTATGTGAATGCCGAATTCAGTGACGAGGACAAATAG